TGCGTCACAGCGAACATCACCCGTTTTTTGCAGAGCAACGGCTTGCTGTCAATGGCGGCTTGGCCGACCCGGTTGTAGCCGGCCAAATCGCATCAGAACCTGAAGATCGCATTCAGGCTTCGCCGCAGTGGTGGCAAGGATTGAGGCGCGCGCATCGCTAGCTCGCCGGGTCTGAGTTGTCCGTATCCACACTCGGATACGTCCGCATACCGGAAGCGGCACGGTACGATGGTGGCCCTGAGGCAACCGTCAGTCTCTTGACCTCGCATACATCGTTGATGGGCGCAGCCCTGCGAATATGCCCCAGAGGAGTAGCCCATGCCGTCCGAGCACGCCGATGTCTTGTCACAGGTACTCAGGCTGATTCGCCTTCGCGGAGATCATGTTTTCCACGGCGAGTTGGGAAGTTCCACCGAAGTGATTTTTCCGCCAGGGCCGGCAACGTTTTTGCATCTGCGTGCCGGCGAACTGTCGGTGTCTCAACGCAATGGCCCCTCCGTGACGCTGCGGTCAGGCGACTTCGTTCTTTTGCCACATGCGGACGGACATGCGATTCGAAGCAAGCCGGGCCGGAAAGCACATCAACGCTTCGAGGCGGCGGTGGACTTTACCCCCAGCAGAGATGCTCGGACGTTCAAATGGGCGGCTGATGACGGCATTGCAGGATCCTTTCTCGCAGGATCATTCTATTTTGACGGGGCGCCGTTACGCTCTTTGCTCACCGGGCTTCCCGGTCTGATTCATCTGACATGCGACAAAGTCAGCGAGCCCCCTTGGCTGGCCTCTATCTCACATTTCCTTGACGTGGAATCGCGTAGCGCCGGCCCAGGGTCATCGCTGATGATCTCGCGGCTTATTGATCTACTCGTTATCCGCACCTTGCGGATGTGGGTCAGCCAGCAAGGCGATCGGCTCGGCTGGCTGTCCGGACTTAGCGACGAACGCGTAGGCCGTGCGTTGAACGCAATGCATTTGGAACCTGACCGTGCATGGACGGTCTCGGCCCTCGCCGAGACGGCGATGATGTCGCGATCGACGTTCTCGGATCGCTTCACGGCGGTGGTGGGACTGCCACCGTTGCGTTACCTGACACGATGGAGATTGACAATCGCAGCAGACTTGCTAAGGGGAGGGACCCTGAAGGTGACCGAAGTGGCCCACGGTGCCGGCTATGGTTCGGACGCTGCCTTCAGTCGCGCCTTCAAGGAGGAGTTTGGCTATCCACCGCGTGACGCGCATCGAATCGCACAGACCGGAGTCTTTGTCGCGCGAAGTGCGGAACTCCTCTGAGAGTCCTCTTTACACTGTTGGCTTGATTCGTCAGTTGAAACTGTCATTGCGGCGGTTTCCTTTCAATGACATCGCGTCGGTCCCCAGGCGGCGCCGATCTGCTCGCTTGTCCGAGTGCGTCGATCGTACGATGGATCATGCATATCAGACGCCGAGATATGGTCAGTCTCGAATACATTCTTTAGAGTGGATAGCCAAGGTCCTCCGGTATCTGAATAGGAGGAAAGGCTCTCACGCACTATGGTTCGGATCTCTCATGCTCAGGCAACTCAGACGGTTTGCGATAACACTTCTCGTTGCAGCACCCACGCTTCCGTCATGCGTCTGGATCGGAAGCTGAAGCGGAGCCGCTAGCTTCACCGTCGTATAGGCGGCATGAAGGCCGGGCATGCCGCGATGCATAAGTAACGTCGGCTGATCTCGGGCAATTCGTCGATCGGGTGCAGTTCAGTTCCGTCACAACATAATAGAGTTCTGGATTCCCAAACGGAATCGAGAGATCGAGGCATGCCCACGGATCTTTCAAATGCAGGTTTCAATTCACGACATCGGCACCGATGTCTCTTCAAGGAAGCAATGTAGATGAAACTCATCCTCGCTGTTCTCGCCATGTCAGCATTCGCCTTTGGTACCGGTGCGATGGCTGCGGAAAAGCCCCCTATCGTTCTGGTCCACGGGGCTTTCGAAGACGCCCAGGTCTGGGGTTATGTCACATCCAGGCTTCAAACCGACGGCTTTAAGGTGGTGACTGTTGATCTGCCAGGGCGTCCGGGCGCGCCAGCCACACCGGACAAAGTCAGCCTTGACCTCTATCGCGACACCGTGGTCGCAGCGCTGAACAAATCCCATCGCCCGGCCGTCGTGGTCGGTCACAGCTTCGGCGGCATCGTCATCGCCGACGCCGCGGAAACGGCACCGAAGAAGATCAAGACCTTGGTCTTTGTTGCTGCCTACCTGCCGCAAGACGGCGACTCGCTCGTTTCAATGGCCAGTAAGGATGCCGACGCCAAGATCGGCCCGCACCTGCAGATCGATAAGGAAAAGGGCATTGCCTCCATCGAATATCCGGCACGTGCCGATCTGTTTGCCAATGGAGGTCCTGACAAACTACGCGAGGCAATCCCGGATCTGATCCTGGATGAACCCGTCGGCCCGCTGGCTACGCCTGTACACGTGACTTCCCCCAACTTTGGTCAGGTCGACAAGGTCTATATCCACACAGCCATGGACCAGGTCATCAGCCCCTCGTTCCAGGCCGAGATGGTTGCCGCCACCCCCGTGAGAGCCGAGTACTCCCTGCCGACCGGTCATACGCCGTTCCTCACCGATCCCGACGGTCTGGCAAAGGCGATCGAGGCCGCTGCGAAATAGGCGGCTTACGGTCGGTCCGGGGAAGCGAAGGCGGGAGGCTTCGTCATCCCGCGCTTTGCCTTCGAGAGTGTTGCTCCGGGCAGAGGGCTGCTATATCCGGGCTTCCGCGTACCGTCCTGCAGGCCGCTCTTCGATGGTCTGTGCCGGGATGCTCTTTCCAATAGAAGCATACGCGTCCGTTGTCTTCGACAATTTCTCGTGTTTTCAAAAGGCAGAACCGATATGTTCCGTCTTCAGATACCCGCCACGATCAAAGCTGCACCAGCTGCTTCTCAGCCCTTCCTGGAGGCCGTCAACAAGAAACTGGGTGTTGTACCGAATCTGTTTCGTCTGATAGCCAATAGCCCCGCGGCGCTAGAGGGGTACCTCGGTCTGGCCGGAGCCTTGGAAAAAGGTGCACTTCCAGCACAAACCGGCGAACGTATAGCTCTCGCCGTCGCCGAAATCAACGGCTGCGACTATTGCATGTCGGCGCACAGCTATTTAGGAAAGAACGTGGCGAAGCTTGACGATGCGGAAATGTCCGCCAATCGAAATGGCGGCTCGAATGAACCAAAGGCTGCCCCTGCCGTGCAGTTCGCCGCGAAGGTCGCGCACGAACGTGGCCGCGTATCCGACGAAGATCTGCGCGTCCTCAAGGAGGCCGGCTACACTGATGCGCAGATCGTCGAGATTGTCGTGCACATCGCACTGAGCGTCTTGACGAACTACGCCAACGTCGTTGCAAACACGGAGATTGACTTTCCCGTAGTGCGTACATATCAGGGCCCGAACAACGGGACTCGCACGCTTCTTGATACGTGATGCGTTGACCGAACTGATCGATTGCGTCAATGCATCGTACGCAGGACAAGCATCCGCGAGCGTATCGAGCCTCAACCGACGAACGTCGTTCGGTGTATCGGACGGTTGAGCTCACTGCATCGCGCTAATTTCATCAGGCCAAGTCCATTTCCTTTTCACGTTACGTTGAGCCCGAACATGAACGTATCCGAACGCCTCGCGCAAGCGGGCCTAAAATTGCCATCGCCCATCAACCCACTTGGGTCCTATCGAACGGTTTCCGTTTCGGGGAATCAACTGTATGTATCGGGGCTCGGCCCTTTCGAGGATGGCAAGCCAATCGTCGGAATGGTCGCCCGCGATATTTCTCTGGCACAGGCTCAAGACGCGGCGCGCCTAACGATGCTCATGATCTTGGCCTGTGTCGAACAGGCCTGCGGACTCGACAACGTCCGGCGATGCAGCCGGCTAACAGTTTACGTGCGTGCAGCACAGTCGTTCACCCAGCATCCGCAAGTGGCCAATGGCGCCAGTGATCTGTTGCTGACGCTGTTTGGGCAAGACAATCTGCCGGCTCGAAGCGCGCTGGGAGTGCATTCGTTGCCGATGGGTATCCCGGTTGAGATTGACAGCATCTTTGAGTTGAAGGGGTGACCGGCATGGCTCGACGCCGCGCACATACGAGCGCAATGACGCGAAATCCGCATCCCCAGCGGGAGGAGTTAAGCGCACGCCAGAAAACGGATGTAGGGAATTTAAAGTTTTCCGATCAGCCAATCGAATATGCTGGGCCTTGTGTCCCGAGGTGGTCGTCCAACTCTACGACGCGATGCTCGAACTCTACCCCGACCACGCTAATTCGGGCTCGCTCTGGGGCGCGGCGAACTCCGCCAGGAACGCCGCGTAGGATTGCTCCGCACCACAACGAAGCTATGGAATCCCCAAAGGAATGCTGACCATGCACAGGACGTTATTGGCCGCTGCCATCACCTTGACCGTCTCCGCCGGATCTCTCGCGGCTGCTCCTGCCGCTTACAAGGAGCCGCTGGACGCTCAGGCCTTGAACACGATCAAATCAGAGTTCGGCGAACTCATGGAATTAGCCAACCGACACGATTTCAAGGCTCTGCACGAGATGTTCTGGCAATCCCCCTCGGCCCTTCTCGTCGCCAAAAGCGCAATTCCCTCCGAGGGGAACTGGGCAGGCTTCTGGGGCAACGAGGCAATCGATCGGAAGCTGCACGACATCGGCACCTCCGGCCCGGTCGTCCTCCGACCGGATTACTCAAAGCTCAAGGTCGTCGGCTTGACGCCGGACGTAGCGCAATCCTACGCGCCGGTGAACATCACGGTCTCGTATGCAGGGCAGGACGGAACTCCCAAGCCGTTTCTGATGATCATCAACTGGATAAAGGTCGGGAAGGACTGGAAGGTTGCTTCTGAGATCATCCTGCCCGTACCTCCTGCACCCGTCGCAAAGAGTTAGGCTTTCGCCTGCCGGTGTGCGGAATCCAGACTGAGACCTGGCTGCTGGCAGCAGGTTTCGCTCTATTTGACGTCCGTGAGCTGCAGTATCGAGCGACGGCTCAACTCCGACACCCGCCGTTGCACCTCTGACCGCTCGACTGTCAGCAATGGGTCCGAATTCTGACCGACGCGGCCGGGTCGACGATGCCCCGTCGCCACGCCACGCATCGGGCTGTAGTCGGCCAGGAAGTGTCATTCGCCGCTACTGTTGACCAGACATTTAGACGTCGGTTCTGCAGCCGCCAGCGGCCATTGGCCACCGGAACACAACTGATCTTCCTGGTCCGCCTTCTTCGGGTTCGGTATATCTACAGCCTTGGTTTGGACCTTCCCTTGTTTCCCTTATGGTTACCGCGTTCTGACCTGGCGAAGTGGCACAAAAGTCCCCATAAGAAGGTGCCAAACGCTGAGATATCGGCATGCATGCGCGACGCCAACTGCTATTCTTCAGACACGGCGACTCACGCGTCTCCGGTCGGCTCCGCGGGTCGTTGGCGGCCATTCCGCATGCATGCGGAAAGGGGGCTGTATGTCACGTGCAGAACCACCGCGGTCCGCGCGACGCGCACCGCATCGTCAACAGTCAAACGGACGCATCTGGCTCGCCATTGGCATTTCGCTGACTGGACTTTGCCTGACACCCGTGGCGTTCGCGGCGGGCAGCCTGCCGCAGGGCGGCCGTTACGTCGCCGGCACGGGCACGATAGCGGGCGCGGGCAACAGCCTCGTGATCACCCAACCCGGTTCGACCCGCGGTGTGATCGACTGGAACAGCTTTTCGGTCGGCGGGAACAACAGCGTTACGTTCGTCAACGGCACGGGCGCGACCTTGAACAGGGTCACGGGCGGCTCGCCGTCGGCCATCCTCGGCAGACTTGGCGCAACAGGCAGCGTGTATGTGATCAATCCGCAGGGCATCGTCGTGGGGCCATCGGGCGTGATCAGCACGGGAGGCCGATTCGTCGCGTCTACGCTCGATGTCTGCAACTGTGCGTTCATGAAGGGTGATGCGCTCACGCTGTCGGGAGATTCCAATGCGAGCGTGATCAACCTCGGCAAAATCAGTTCGAGCGGCGGCGATGTCTTCCTGATCGCGCGACAGGTGGTCGTCAACGCGGGCACGATCAAAGCGCCTGCCGGCACGGTGGAACTGGCGGCAGGTGATCAGGTGTTGTTGCAGGACTCGACCAGCAGCAGACAGGTTTTCGTGCAGACGGGCAGCGTTGGTCCGGTCGTCAACAGTGGGCGCATCGCAGCCGCGCAGATCAGCCTCCAGGCCGCCGATGGCAACGTGTATGCGCTCGCAGGCGGCGGCACGCGCATCCGCGCGACGGGCACGGCAAGCCGCGACGGACATGTGTGGCTCGTCGCCGACAGCGGCCGGGTCGAGCAGTCGGGCGTGATCACGGCCAGGAACGCCGACGGCAGCGGCGGGACGGTCGATACTGACGCGGCACAACTGGCGTTCGGCGCCAAGGCAGCGGTCCATGCGGGCGAATGGAATCTCTCGACGCCTGCATTCACGATCGATCATTCCGCTGCACGCGCACTGCGTCGCAGCCTGAATTCGGGCACTTCTGTCGATGTCGCCACGACAGGCGCGATGGGCACAACGGGCGATGTCGATGTCGCCTCGAACCTGCGCTGGCGCGGTCCTGCGTCGCTGACGCTCGCCGCATACCGCGACGTGTCGGTCGAAAGCGGCGCGACGATCGCGAACAATGGCGCGGGCAATCTCGGCTTGCGCGCCGACGCAACCAGCATCAACAACGGCGGCGGCGTCGTGAACAACGGCACGCTCGACTGGTCGAAGAGCACCGGTGCGCTGAGCGCTTTCTACGACATGAACGGCACCTACGTTGCCGGTACCCAGCTGAGCAACCCGGCGTGGACGCCTCCAGCCTTCAGCGGCCTCGTTACGCAAATCACCGCGTACAAGCTTGTGAACTCGCTGACCGATCTGTCGAACGTCGCCAACGATCTCACCGGAAACTACGCGCTCGGCAAGAATATCGATGCGAGCGCGACGAGCAACACGCCATTCGTTCCGATCGGCAACGTCGACACACGATTCACGGGCCAGTTCGACGGACAAGGCAATACGATTAGTTCGCTCACGCTGGGCGAGTGGGTGGGTACCAGGGCCGAACGGCCACAGATGGGCATGTTCGGTGTGATCGGCACCCAAGGTGTCATACGCAACCTCGACGTTTCGGGCACGGCGAACCTGTCTAACGTGAGCGTGGACCTCGAGTACCCAACCCTCGATATGGGGTACTCGCCGGCGCGAACTTCGGTACCGTCCTGCGCGTGAGCACGTCCGGCACGGTGGTGGTGAACAGCAGACCCGAGGCCGCTGTTATGAGCGACGGTTCGATAGCCGGTGGGCTCGTGGGCGCTAACGCCGGCTCAATCCAGCGTTCTTCGAGCAGCGCCGCCGTGACCGCGGGGCATGTGCTCGGTGGTCTGGCGGGCGCGAATAGCGGCCTGATCAACCAGTCGTTCGCCACGGGTCCTGTCGTTTCGCTGAGTTATATCAATGAGGGCGGCGGCGGCCTTGTCGGCGATAACAGCGGCACGATCAACCAGTCTTATGCAACCGGCTCGACAACGCTTCGGGGCTATTGCCGAGGTGCTTTCGGTACGCCATGCGGTGGCGCGGGACTCGTCGTTACGAACGAAGGAACGATCAGCCAGTCATTCGCAACCGGCCTCGTGACGCAGCCGTTGTATGGACCGATCGGTATCGCGCGGGCCAATACCGGCACGATCGGGAACGATGTGTACTGGGACACCGACACCACGACCGCCACAGTCGGCGTCGTGTACGGCACGCCGATTCCCGCGGCGAACGGGCTGACCACCGCGCAGATGAGCACACCGGCATCATTCGTGGGTTATGACTTCAGTCCGACGGGGGTGTGGGCGATGCCTGCCGGCGCGACGCATCCGGTGCTGCGCTGGCAACTGGCGCAATGACAGACGTGGAGTCAGTCATAGGGCTGTAAGCGGGGTTTTCGACGCGGGATCATCTTGCCCACATATTTGCTTCAAGGCGCAGCCCGAATTCGGCTCAACGTTCGAACGATCTGTTGGATTCGTTGGCCCGGGTTCGGCCAATTCGAACACGTCGGCCCAACGTCACTGCCTAGTGTCCCCGTTCTTTCGGCATCAGGCGCGGTAACGGGGCGCATTTGATTCGCCGTCGAGCAGTTTCGAGCCGATTTCGCAAGCGCGTCAAAAGATCCCACACGAGAAGCGGCCACAAACGGCGAGTCAAGCAGGCGCAAAAAGCAGAGGTATCGGCATGCATTCGCGACTCCAGCGGCTATTCTTCAGACGCTGGGACTAACGCGTTCCAGGACGGCTCGCGCGTCGTCGTCAGCCATTCCGCGCCCCACGCGGAAAGGGGGTTGTATGTCAAATCTAAAACTACCTCGGCCCGCGCTACGCGCACCGCACCATGGCCAGTCACACGGACGCCGGTGGCTCGTCATCGGCGGCGCGCTCACCGGACTGTCCTTTACCCAGGCGGCGCTCGCGGCGGGCACACTTCCACGAGGCGGCACTTATGTGGCGGGCACGGGCACGATAGCCAGCAACGGGAACGGTCTCGTCATCACGCAACCCGGTTCGACGCGCGGCGTGATCGACTGGAACAGTTTTTCGATCGGCAGGCACAACAGCGTGATGTTCGATAACGGCTCGGGCGCGACGCTGAACCGGGTAGCGGGAGGCTCGCCGTCGGCCATTCTCGGCAGGCTCAGTGCAACGGGAAGCCTCTATGTGATCAATCCGCAAGGCATCGTTGTGGGCCCATCGGGCGTGATCAGCACGGGCGGCCGCTTCGTCGCGTCGACGCTCGATGTCTGCAACTGTGCATTCATGACCGGAAGCAGCGCGCTTACATTCTCGGGCGACTCCGCTGCAAGCGTAATCAACCTGGGCAAGGTCAGTTCGAGCGGCGGGGATGTGTTCCTGATCGCCCGGCGTGCCGCCATCAACGCGGGCACTATCACCGCGCCCAACGGTACGGCGGAACTGGCTGTCGGCGAGACCGTGTTGCTGCAGGACTCGGCCAGCAGCAGGCAGGTGTTCGTGCAGACGGGCAGTGAGGGCACCGTGGTCAACAGGGGGCCCATCAACGCCGCGCAGGTCAGCCTGCAGGCCGCCGATGGCAACGTGTATGCGCTCGCAGGCGGCGGCACGCGCATCCGCGCGACGGGCACGGCAAGCCGCGACGGCCATGTATGGCTGGTCGCCGACAGCGGCCGCGTCGAGCAGCTCGGCAAGATCGCCGCAAGCAACGCGGACGGCAGCGGCGGAACGGTCGATACACAAGCGGCACAACTGACGTTCGGCCAGCACGCGGTGGTCGATGCAGGCCAATGGAATCTCTCGACGCCCGCTTTCACGATCGATGACGCCGCCGCGCATGCGTTGCAGCGCAGTCTGAACGCGGGCACTTCGGTCGACGTGACCACGACGGGCGCGAACGGTGCAACGGGCGACCTCGGCGTCGCGTCGAGCCTGCGCTGGTCCGGTCCGGCTTCGCTCACGCTTGCCGCGTACCACGATGTCTCGGTAGCGACGGGTACGACCGTCGCGAACTCCGGTGCGGGCAACCTGACGTTGCGCGCCGACGCGTCGGGAATTGACAACGGTGGCAGCGTCATCAACAACGGCACGATCGACTGGTCGAAGAGTACGGGCATCGTCAGCGCGCTCTACGATATGAACGGTAGTTACAGCCCCGGCACGCTTGTCGCCAATTCGGTATGGAGCGCACCGCTTTACAGCGGGCTCGTGACACAGATAACTGGTTATCAACTCGTCAATTCGGTGACAGACCTGCAGAATGTCGCGAACAACATGGCCGGCAACTACGCACTCGGCAAGGACATCGATGGAACCAATTTCGCGTTCGTAACACTCGGTGTTCCTCCCCCTGAGGTTCCGATTTTGTTCACCGGCCAGTTCGACGGTATGTGGCATACGATTTCCAACGTCGTGCCGAGCCGTCTCGCGATCTTTCAAGATATTGGCGCAACCGGTGTCGTGCGCGATGTGAACGTCATCTCGAACGTCAGCCCCACGGCTCCCCCTGTAACCTTACCCCTCGGCGCCGGGATACTGGCCTTTTATAACTACGGAACGATCGCCAACGTCTTTACCTCCGGGGCCTTTGGCACACAGGTCAGCAATTCATACACCGACATCGCCGGACTTGTCGCTGAGAACGACGGGCTGATCGCCCGCTCGGGCAGCAGCGCAACCCTACAGGGGGCTGGTGCCGCCGGGCTGGCCATCACTAACGGGGGCACGATCACTGAGTCATACACGACCGGATCAGTCACCGGATCTGAACGTTCCTACGTCTCCGCGGGAGGACTCGTGTTGAGCAACGAAAGTGTAATGTACGTGGGACACGTAGGAACGATCATACAAGGAACGATCACTCAGTCTTTCGTTGCGGGTCCCGTGAGTTCGGGCACGACCGGCAGTTCGACCGCGACCGGCGGCATCTGCGCACCCGGTTGCGGTGGCATCATTGGGAGCGACGTTTACTGGAACGTACAGACAACCGGACAGTCGTCGAGCGGCGGCAACCTGCCAACGTCGAACGGGCTCACTACGGCCCAAATGAGCGACCCGGCCAGTTTTGTTGGCTGGGATTTCGGGCCGAACGGCGCATGGACGATGCCGCCCGGAGCGACGCACCCCGTTCTGACCTGGCAAGTCACCGGGCACTGAACCTTAGCCACCGCACCGACGCTTGCATGAGCGTCTGCCGCGTCGCGAGACGCGGCAGACAGATTTTTCGCGAGTTTCGCCCTGCCGTGGTCGTTCTTCCCGGCGGATGACATGCACCGATTCACGCAGCGCGTACGACCGAAAGCCGTCTTGCTACCCGTACGCATGGCCGGGAATCGCGAACGTTCGTTGGCGAAGCACAATCGGCCAACGATCCGCCTGACACCGATCAATTGGAAGGCCGATATACTCTGCGAACCGCCATTCGGTCGGCGACAGCCCGAGCGGCCGAGAAGGGTCGCTCTGCGTCCCTCCGCGCTTCAAATTTCATCGCCGGAAAGCGGCCATTGGAATTCAGCTGCTCCGAAGCGGCCAGTCGGCAGTGCGTATTCCGACCTTGTGAGACTCTCACTTAGAGGCGCCTCGAATGTCTGTTCACCGCATTACACAAGCCACACCTAGTAGCGAAGCCTAATCAAGAATCTCACCGCTGGCGCACTTTGACGGTGAGTGGCTATCGCAAGTTAGTCTAGGTTTTCCGACACGGATGGCGAGGGTATCCCTGCCAGGATGCCCTCGGATATCGCACGCTGGAAGCGGTCGACCAGGAAGTCCAGTAGCACCCTCACGCGTGGAGTCATATACCGATTTCGGTTCAACACGGCATAAATGCCGGGCTCACTTTCGACCCATTCCGGCAACACGACCTGAAGTTTGCCGGCACGAATGTCCGCTGCGGCGTCCCAGATCGTCTTGCGGGCTATACCAAATCCGGAAAGTGTCCACGCGCGGGCCAAGGCGCCATCATTTGTTTCCCATGCGTTTTCCATTGCTACGGTGTGATTCCAGCGCTTGCCTTGGGACACGAAGTGGAAATCGTTCAACGGGCCTGCGGCCGTAACCAGAACGACAAACTGATGCGCAACCAGGTCAGCTGGGACTCGCGGCGTGCCGTGGTTGGCCAGATATTCAGGAGACGCACATAGCACTCGCCAGTTCGGTGCAAGTTGCCGTGCGATCAGTGAAGGGTTGTTTGGCCATCCAAATCGGATTGCAAGATCCACGTCGTCTTGTAGCAAGTCGGAGAGGGAGTCGGTCAGGTTAAGGGCGATTTTCAACTCGGGTTGCGTGCGGACGAAGGCCTCCAGCCAGTGAGTCAGTAGATTACGGCCGAAATCGGCCGATGCCGAAATCCGAACCTTGCCACGCGCTGCCTCCTGGCCCGCGTTTAGTGCGGCCTCGGCATCCTCGATGGCCCTCAATGCGATACGGCAGTGGTGGAGGTACAGCCGGCCCTCTTCGGTCAGTCGCAGTTGCCTCGTATTGCGGTCGAAAAGCCTTGTCGAGAGTGCAGCTTCCAGTTTGGTGAGCCGCGCGCTCGCTGCTGCCGGTGAGAATCCCAGCTTACGACCGGCAGCGGACAAGTTGCCCAGTGCCGCCGCCTCCACGAACAAACGCATGTCGCCCAGCCGATCAGTTGCCATTCTTCATCCGGATTTGAAAAGTATTCAAATGTATAGCCAATTATCAAATCTATGTTTACCAGGCAGACTGCCACTCTGCAAGCCCCCAACGGGGATAGACGGTGAAATGGAGAACAAGATGGATGAAAATTGCGGGGAAGCGAGCGTTGGTCTCGGATGCGCGGCGACGGCAAATCGTCTCCCCGTGGGAGCGTTGTTTGCGCTGGCAATGGCCAGCTTCATCGCCACAGCGAACGAAACGGTACCGGCCGGCTTGCTTCCAGAGATTGCACAAGGGTTTCACATCAGCGAAGCCTGGGCGGGGCAACTTGTGACCTTCTGCGCGCTTGGGTCAGGTATTGCAGCTATTCCGCTGACCGCAGTTGTCCGTAAGTGGCAACGGCGGCATGTCTTGTTACTGACGTTGGCCGCGTTTTTGGTTTGCAATGCGATCACCGCGGTGTCGACGAATTAC
The sequence above is drawn from the Paraburkholderia sprentiae WSM5005 genome and encodes:
- a CDS encoding AraC family transcriptional regulator, producing the protein MPSEHADVLSQVLRLIRLRGDHVFHGELGSSTEVIFPPGPATFLHLRAGELSVSQRNGPSVTLRSGDFVLLPHADGHAIRSKPGRKAHQRFEAAVDFTPSRDARTFKWAADDGIAGSFLAGSFYFDGAPLRSLLTGLPGLIHLTCDKVSEPPWLASISHFLDVESRSAGPGSSLMISRLIDLLVIRTLRMWVSQQGDRLGWLSGLSDERVGRALNAMHLEPDRAWTVSALAETAMMSRSTFSDRFTAVVGLPPLRYLTRWRLTIAADLLRGGTLKVTEVAHGAGYGSDAAFSRAFKEEFGYPPRDAHRIAQTGVFVARSAELL
- a CDS encoding alpha/beta fold hydrolase, with protein sequence MKLILAVLAMSAFAFGTGAMAAEKPPIVLVHGAFEDAQVWGYVTSRLQTDGFKVVTVDLPGRPGAPATPDKVSLDLYRDTVVAALNKSHRPAVVVGHSFGGIVIADAAETAPKKIKTLVFVAAYLPQDGDSLVSMASKDADAKIGPHLQIDKEKGIASIEYPARADLFANGGPDKLREAIPDLILDEPVGPLATPVHVTSPNFGQVDKVYIHTAMDQVISPSFQAEMVAATPVRAEYSLPTGHTPFLTDPDGLAKAIEAAAK
- a CDS encoding carboxymuconolactone decarboxylase family protein yields the protein MFRLQIPATIKAAPAASQPFLEAVNKKLGVVPNLFRLIANSPAALEGYLGLAGALEKGALPAQTGERIALAVAEINGCDYCMSAHSYLGKNVAKLDDAEMSANRNGGSNEPKAAPAVQFAAKVAHERGRVSDEDLRVLKEAGYTDAQIVEIVVHIALSVLTNYANVVANTEIDFPVVRTYQGPNNGTRTLLDT
- a CDS encoding RidA family protein, whose amino-acid sequence is MNVSERLAQAGLKLPSPINPLGSYRTVSVSGNQLYVSGLGPFEDGKPIVGMVARDISLAQAQDAARLTMLMILACVEQACGLDNVRRCSRLTVYVRAAQSFTQHPQVANGASDLLLTLFGQDNLPARSALGVHSLPMGIPVEIDSIFELKG
- a CDS encoding two-partner secretion domain-containing protein; the protein is MSRAEPPRSARRAPHRQQSNGRIWLAIGISLTGLCLTPVAFAAGSLPQGGRYVAGTGTIAGAGNSLVITQPGSTRGVIDWNSFSVGGNNSVTFVNGTGATLNRVTGGSPSAILGRLGATGSVYVINPQGIVVGPSGVISTGGRFVASTLDVCNCAFMKGDALTLSGDSNASVINLGKISSSGGDVFLIARQVVVNAGTIKAPAGTVELAAGDQVLLQDSTSSRQVFVQTGSVGPVVNSGRIAAAQISLQAADGNVYALAGGGTRIRATGTASRDGHVWLVADSGRVEQSGVITARNADGSGGTVDTDAAQLAFGAKAAVHAGEWNLSTPAFTIDHSAARALRRSLNSGTSVDVATTGAMGTTGDVDVASNLRWRGPASLTLAAYRDVSVESGATIANNGAGNLGLRADATSINNGGGVVNNGTLDWSKSTGALSAFYDMNGTYVAGTQLSNPAWTPPAFSGLVTQITAYKLVNSLTDLSNVANDLTGNYALGKNIDASATSNTPFVPIGNVDTRFTGQFDGQGNTISSLTLGEWVGTRAERPQMGMFGVIGTQGVIRNLDVSGTANLSNVSVDLEYPTLDMGYSPARTSVPSCA
- a CDS encoding two-partner secretion domain-containing protein, with the translated sequence MSNLKLPRPALRAPHHGQSHGRRWLVIGGALTGLSFTQAALAAGTLPRGGTYVAGTGTIASNGNGLVITQPGSTRGVIDWNSFSIGRHNSVMFDNGSGATLNRVAGGSPSAILGRLSATGSLYVINPQGIVVGPSGVISTGGRFVASTLDVCNCAFMTGSSALTFSGDSAASVINLGKVSSSGGDVFLIARRAAINAGTITAPNGTAELAVGETVLLQDSASSRQVFVQTGSEGTVVNRGPINAAQVSLQAADGNVYALAGGGTRIRATGTASRDGHVWLVADSGRVEQLGKIAASNADGSGGTVDTQAAQLTFGQHAVVDAGQWNLSTPAFTIDDAAAHALQRSLNAGTSVDVTTTGANGATGDLGVASSLRWSGPASLTLAAYHDVSVATGTTVANSGAGNLTLRADASGIDNGGSVINNGTIDWSKSTGIVSALYDMNGSYSPGTLVANSVWSAPLYSGLVTQITGYQLVNSVTDLQNVANNMAGNYALGKDIDGTNFAFVTLGVPPPEVPILFTGQFDGMWHTISNVVPSRLAIFQDIGATGVVRDVNVISNVSPTAPPVTLPLGAGILAFYNYGTIANVFTSGAFGTQVSNSYTDIAGLVAENDGLIARSGSSATLQGAGAAGLAITNGGTITESYTTGSVTGSERSYVSAGGLVLSNESVMYVGHVGTIIQGTITQSFVAGPVSSGTTGSSTATGGICAPGCGGIIGSDVYWNVQTTGQSSSGGNLPTSNGLTTAQMSDPASFVGWDFGPNGAWTMPPGATHPVLTWQVTGH
- a CDS encoding LysR family transcriptional regulator; this encodes MATDRLGDMRLFVEAAALGNLSAAGRKLGFSPAAASARLTKLEAALSTRLFDRNTRQLRLTEEGRLYLHHCRIALRAIEDAEAALNAGQEAARGKVRISASADFGRNLLTHWLEAFVRTQPELKIALNLTDSLSDLLQDDVDLAIRFGWPNNPSLIARQLAPNWRVLCASPEYLANHGTPRVPADLVAHQFVVLVTAAGPLNDFHFVSQGKRWNHTVAMENAWETNDGALARAWTLSGFGIARKTIWDAAADIRAGKLQVVLPEWVESEPGIYAVLNRNRYMTPRVRVLLDFLVDRFQRAISEGILAGIPSPSVSENLD